tttttagatctgatctaTACTACTATATAGTATAAGTAATTCAGCTCTCTATGCATTGGGCTGGTCATAGTCTAAAAGGGTGAGTGTGTTGATTGATGGTGTTAAGGTTGTTTACACATGCACTCTGGACACCTTGGCTGTCTATAAATGCTTTTACCAAATTTTCTCATTGTAACTTTCTGACCTTCTTGGATCATCTTCTTTACTCTTTCTTCAAAACTTTTCCATCCTATGGTACCATTCTCCCACAAGATTGCTGCCAGCCTCTTCTTGTTAGGCCTCAAAGTGGGAGCATGATCGCCACCATAGTAGCTTCTGAATCCAGACACCATTGATGACAGTTGGCTACCAGAGTCTGTCATGGCAAATACATCAGCAGTTGCACATGCAATAAAGTCCAAAGCAGCAAGCTGCATTAACATCAAACCTTCGTTGTTAAGTATTAGTAATCATGCTTcaactgaatttgaaaattattaacaTGAATATTTATTACCTGAGAAGAAAAATTCTTAAAAGGTTCAAGTTCATTGGGAGCAAGGAAGTCTTCCTTTGTAATAACATTGGGATAGAGCCTGGTAAAGGGATTCATTCTTGAATCTGCTCCATAAATACCAGAACCAGCCAAGTAAACGTAGGTTCCACGCTTGAAACCAAGACCTGCTAGCACAAGTGCTGCTTCTTCTGGTGTCAATGGACATCTTCCCATTTTCCTCAAAACCATTGGAGATATAGGGCTACAACATCAATCagtagtatatatatatgtcacAATACAAGGGTATGTATCAAaacaattttttgaaaagaatatTGCAGAAACAATCATACCTTGTTGAATTCTTCAAGCGctcaacaagaaaaggaaaatggcTTTCTCTATAGGCTTGAAGTTCCCTTCTCTCACTCTCACCACCTCCAAACTCACAAAGGGAATAGGCAACCATATCAACTTCAAATCTCAAGTGCAGTGCAAGATACTTGATTGACCCTTTGGCAGAATCATGATCTTTCCTCTTGTCAATGAACTTCCCTAGCAACTCAGTGTCTAACATGCTTCGCGAACCACTATGCTTTCTAATCCTTCTTACCAATAGCGCACCAACTTCTTGAATTTTGGGAACAAACTTCAAAGCATGGAAATTGCATTTGCATCTTAACCTCTGCAATTATTTTAGGGGTGGACCATTAGCCTTGAGGTAAACTATGCAACAAAAAGTAGTCAAAACCATTGATAAGGTAAATGTTGTGACCTGAATATGAGAAGGCAAGGGATCAAAGCCAAGTCGATTTCCAAATCCAAGGAAGTGAACAAGCccattttttaaaagaagaggaagcacaATTTTAATATAGTCAGCAGCTGTAGCCTCCTTTGGAAGATCAGCATCTGTAATCTAAAATTGAAGGTGTTGTATTGTTATAGTTAATACAAGTGCAAGTTGTGTTATCAAGTGCACAAAATGTAAGATGTTTATAATACCTGGCTGCCAATTGCTTCAGGGTCCAAAGATTTCATATGAGATGGGAGCTCCTTCACAATACTGATATCATCCTTCAACATATTCATGAAATGCTCCTCTTGGTATATGTCACCAAACTGGCTGTATATTTACCAAATTCATCAAATACTATCACTCAAAAATTGACCACAATGATATAAACAATTGCTTATTAAATGATTTTACCTGGGGTCGTTCCAAACATTGCTGTAAAGAAACTTAGGAATAACAAGAGTTGCATTGAGGAGGGATGCCACagcaacaccattgcaaatctgTAATCACTGAACTAGTTTGGTCACTTCCATTATTTGAGATGCCAAAGGAATGTCACAAACAAAATCCTAGCTTGTAGGATAGAAACTAATGTATtaaaaaatgtgaaagaaaacaaagtttaatttgttcCATGTATTGAATCTCAATTACTATTATTTAGTGAACTAATGATTTGTTGTATGTCAAGTTTATCAATCTATCTATCTATGATCTATCCATTTATTAAAGAAAGACCATAACTCAAAATAACTGTCAAACTTACTGCAACTCGTTGTTGATTGAGACCTCCATTTGCACTGACTAAGATATAGCCATTATTTTCCACAAGGTTCCCTGTCACAATATCAAGGATAATAATAAGATGAAAACAAACTTGGCATTGCCATACACATATATGACGATAATAACATGATACGAACCTGGAGTGTTGTGAAGCTTTCTGTGTGCACAAGGTTCCCATGAAGATGCTATTCCATACGGTTCCACCCACAAATTGGATGAGTCTTGCTTCAACTCCTTCTATAATGCATAATAAAGTAGAAGTTACGCTAAGCatacaatatatataacaaCATGCATGGTAACAGAAACCATAATCTGAAAATTTGATACAAACCTCAGCAAGTGCGCTGGAAGCCATGTTTAAAAGCCTACCATACATTTCTATTGGTGATGATTGTTTCTTGCACGTGTAGGAATCTGAACTACTCTTCTCATTCAAATAAAGAAACCGACTTGAAGCAGAATCATGGGAAGAAATCGCAGTAACGTAATCAAGAAGGAAAAAACAAGCCAGAAATCCTAACATGATAGCCATGGTCATTATTACGTTCTTTTGGAGCCACAAGTGCTTCTTCCCTGCATAGAGTCCCTTACAAGAACTAGTGCTGTATTTTGAAgcatcatgatgatgatgatgaagcaACAAGGTAGTGTTGGAATTCCAACCACTGATCCTTCTCCAACATGGAggatcattattattattattgcatcTATACTTGGTAGCTTTCATTATTCCTAATAAGCCTAAACTTCCATTCCCCATTATACCGTACATACTTAACTAACTATCGGTTCCCTCTTCTTTCAAGATTAATACAAAATGGGCATTACTGATTACACGATGAAGTGATGATCATCGATCCAtttcaagtttggtgtggcTAATGAGAATGTAAGTTTCTCATATGGATTCCAAGTGAAGCAAATTAAGGAGTAGGTGTTGATGTAAGAAAGCTAAGAAATTAAAGTACAAAAATGCCatgcacatatatatatatatatatatgatgagtGAAGTGGAAGCAAAAATAGATGAAAACTGAAGCATGAAACAAATGTAACAGTCGTAACCATATTGAACAACGACTTGCCAGTTGCCACCAAACAAACTAATTAAAGCGGGAAAACCTTCCAACTTGGTTTACAATTCACAATTTTACTTCTTTCAAAGGGTCAGGGCGGTAACAAAATTTCAAcgttttttccttttatattttatgttcgGTAATAATAGGTGGAACGGAATAGTTCAATTTCATACCAATAACTTCACAACATAAAGTCGTTATTCTtaacaatataatttatttctaattagtTCTATCCACATCTTGGACAACTCAATAAAATTCCTTAAGAACAAAATCAAGGTTTAGTTGCGATTTATAATATATGGGTTGATTTACAATCAATGTAATTGTTGCTCAGCGatataattatttgaaaaatattagaggattatcaaaatttattgtttttgaagattagttaattattaatatttaaaaaatatagaataaaatattttgttgaattactaaaataaaaaaattaaattaataactaaaaataataaattttaataatctaatatttttctaatggAGGAAGAATTTATAATCCATATATGATGACAAATTATGCGAAATGGACCGAGTCTTAATTTGGGCCCAATAATGGTAATTAAAACATAATGAATGATTAGCAGTTGAGAAGAgaccaaaatataaattatgttgGGTGTTGTGTGGATTGTTGAATGTGAAATCCGTTAACTTTGGCGGGGTCGTTACTCGTTACCAACatgataatattttaatttaaaagccGCTAGCATTCGTTCCCCTTTCTCATTTCGCCCAACAATCCCCCTTTTGTTATAACTTCTAACTTCTAACTCtgtttttgctttgttttcttttgttgaccctacaaaaaaagaagaagaaagtttcCTTTTCTCATTTTGAAAAGCATTTAATAAACTTTATCCGATGGATCCCCAGACATTGATTCTTTATCTGtgctaattttatttgaataaattaggtatttcaatgttcttttaaaaagttattttaaacAACTTTGTTTTTAAGCATTCAAAACTTGAATTCCTGCATGTAAAAACGAGGAAGAGTCAGTCAATTGACCTATCCCTATAGAGCTTGACctccaaataaaatataatgtaCTTGTTTATACTTTCATCGGTCAAggttggttttttattttttattttttattttttaactgcAACCCAGAAGTTTGACTGAATAAACAAGACATATATGGTTTGACATTGTTCATTTAAATGTCAAATttgaacataaaaaatatttatacaactTTGACAATATTTTTCCATGCacttaatttctaatttctaacTTCTCTCATTGACTTATAATGAATTAATGATGCAcacctttttatttatttattttgactgTTAATGTGTATATAAATTATCATCAAACCTAATAATGTGTtgctaaaaaaagaaaatttgatatgaaaattgcagagagagagagagagagaatggtgAATTGATAGTGAAAACTGAAAAGTTGTAAGGAAAAGGTTGAGAGCTGGAATCACATGGAGTTGTCGCTGAAGCTTGCTGTCTCCTCCATCCCAATCCCATTATTCCCTTGACAATCATCCATCCATCCATCACTatcttctcttcttcacccGCTTCCACTCCACTccattctctttctcttcttccatgGCTCACCTTAAGGTACCTACTTTCCTCTGCTTTTCCCTTTTCGTCCTTTTCAAGTTTGTTCATGTCATTGATGTTTGGTTGGTGAGAGAAAGCTACCCAATTTATACTTGGGTCTAAAAAAGCCTTCCACTTTTCCTTGTTTCAGACTTTAGAGGAGCGTGTTGTACACTAGTGTTCTTGTTTCTCCAATTGTATTTTTGTTTCCCTCCTAACGTGGCTCAGCAACTGTTAGGGTTTCTTATGGGAGAAATTCAGCTCCTTTGCACAACATTTTTGTCTATGAGCTCAAAAGACAAGATCCctcttttgattttgatttttgttttctttttggtgGGTGGGTAGGGGTGTCTTGTGGCAAGTtctgaataatttttttctgtAGGACGATGAAGATATTTTAAGAGTCAGTCTCAATTGGCTGTGATCTTTTGCTTGTTATTTACTAGATCCTGTTGCcttgttttaatttgttgtagCAACTTACTAATAAGTTGAGATCCCTTCAGTTTgttggaaaaataaaatttttaaacttgaTTATTTCCTATGCAGTCAAaaggatttttatttatttatttattttcaatatgtaGTGGTGCCAATGCTTTATATTTACAATAAGCAGTAGTTTCAAGTTGGATAGTGAGACATGTGTACACTCATTCACATCTATAAACCTAGCCAAGAAATCCATTGTGTGTTTTTATCCAACAAGCTTACTGAGTGTGTTATTGTATCTGTTATATTTGCGAATTAGTTAACTATACTTTTCCTACTTTCCGTTGATTGTAGTGACAAATCATGTTGAACTGCCTTGTGAAATATTTGAAATTCTAGTATTGTTCATAATTGTGACAATTTTGACAGGAACTGCCTGCTTCTGTTGTTAATGGGAATGATTCCCTCCCTGGTAATATAATATCCACTACAATTGGTGGAAAAGATGGGGAGCCCAAACAGGTATTGTCCTTGTTCCCTGAGTTCAtagttatgattttctttcatTGAGTTGTAAAATTTACAGCATTATACCTTCATGCTTTTGGATTTAGACAATTGCACATCTGAATCATGATAGATCTTGGATTGAAACTTTAACATCTTTGTTATGAGAATTTCTGTAGACTATAAGTTACATGGCAGAACGTGTCGTGGGTACTGGGTCATTTGGAATCGTTTTCCAGGTATGCCAATACTTGATTTTATTCATCACTGTTATGCTGCAATCTCCATATATTTTGCATCTTGTAATAATTCTTTCTTTTAGGCAAAATGCTTAGAAAATGGGGAGGCAGTAGCCATCAAGAAAGTTTTACAGGACAAAAGATATAAGTGTCGTGAACTAGAGTTAATGCGCATAATGGATCATCCAAACATCATCTGTCTGAAGCATCATTTCTTTTCCACTACAAGTACTGGTGAGCTGTTCCTTAATTTGGTGATGGAATATGTTCCCGAGTCTATGTATCGAGTCTTGAAGTTCTATAGCACTGCTAACCAAAGAATGCCTCTTATCTATGTTAAACTTTATATGTACCAGGTAAGTCTTAAActttatgttaaaaattaaaagaaggaaataattctttccttttcacttcTCACATGTTTGGCACACATCCAGATTTTCAGGGGGCTGGCTTATATCCACACTGTCCCTGGAGTATGCCACAGAGATTTGAAGCCACAAAATATACTGGTTGGCTTAATATGCTTTCTAAATGGACTTTATAAGTAATAGTCTTTCCCATAAGTAGCTATTATTTCCTGCTCTGATGTCATTCTTGTATTTTCCCAGGTTGACCCTATTACACACCAGGTTAAGATATGTGATTTTGGAAGTGCAAAAGTGCTGGTACGTTGGCATAAACATATATTAATCCATCATATTATGTTTCCTTGTGTCGCTtgcattattatatttaataacttTGCCCAGGTTCTCCTGTAATTCTGTTAGAATATTAACCAAGTATTATCAATTGTAATGAACTTTCAACTTTGTTTAACAATGTCGATGAAGAGGATCTAACTGATATGTGTTTTTTTTGGTCAGGTCAAAGGAGAAACTAATATATCATATATATGTTCCCGGTTCTATCGCGCACCAGAACTCATATTTAGTGCTACTGAATATACTACTTCAATTGATATTTGGTCAGCTGGTTGTGTCCTTGCGGAACTGCTTTTGGGCCAGGTTTATATCTGCTTTTTCTCTGAGTGTTTCAATGTGGCATTTACTGTGAATCATGCAAACAATCTTTGGTTTTGTTATTATCTACTGCCTATATGTCAACTGATATACAAATGGCATTTTGGCAGCCATTGTTTCCGGGTGAAAATGCAGTGGACCAGGTTGCAGAGATTTTCAAGGTGCTGCAATTGATGCCACCTGCTATGTTTCTACTTTTCTATTCTGGTATTACCATGTCATTATTGTCATAAGAATTTAGGCCTATAATATTATGTGGTTTCAGGTCCTTGGCACACCCACTCGAGAGGAAGTCCGCTGCATGAATCCAAACTACAACAACTTTAGGTTTCCACAGATAAAAGCACACCCATGGCACAAGGTTTGCATTTCTATCTCCCTTCTGCGACATGTTTTTTTATCTAATCAAAGTTGAGTAGATAGAAAGGGACATTCTAAAACATGACGATTTTTACAGATATTCCACAAAAAGATGCCTCCTGAAGCAATTGATCTCACTTCCCGGCTTCTGCAGTATTCTCCTAGTCTCCGATGTACTGCAGTGAGTGAGATTGCTGCAAATATGATATACCTGTTCGGTTATTGGCTGCTAATTTTACATATGCATAAATGAAAAGATAATTTAGAAGTTTGAGGATGGTTCTACTTTTGTTCTGCAGCTAGAAGCTTGTGCACACCCATTCTTTGATGAACTTCGTGAACCCAATGCTCGCTTGCCAAATGGTCGTCCATTTCCACCACTATTCAACTTTAAGCAAGAGGTGACTGTGCTGGAGCTTCAAATTCTTGGAAATTCTATTAAACTTGGATAATTTTGAATAGTCTGATGCACTTTTCTGATCAACCATCAATATAAACATTCTATCTAAACAACTATGAATATAAATCTTGAGAAAGGAACACCAGTTTTTCAATCTGTCAAATTGCTTGTACCAAGGGTACCCTCATAGGAGAAATCATGTTAACTATGAATCTACATGATCTGATAGCTATAGTTACTTTGGTATCTTAACTAGTAGTAATTTTTACCtgttgtgttgtttgttgttacTGTTTACAGTTATCCACAGCACCTCCAGAGCTTGTTAACAAGTTGATCCCTGGCCACATGAAGCGGCAACTAGGGCTGCAACTTCCCCATTCTACAGGAACATGATGTTAAGCCAAGGGCACAGTATTCTGGTTGATAAGTTAACACTTAACAGAGGGGGTTCCATCTTTTGTGTAATTTGCCATGTATTTTGCCGCACAACACAACCAGTGTAAATTTTGCACCCGACCAGAACTGAGGCTCTGGTTTCTGGACGGCGGCAGTTGATCCATCGGTTCAACCAACATATATACCTACTAAACTCCTTTTGCTTCTTTATGGTGGATCTATTTTTCCCCAGGCAAATGGCTCTGGGATTCCATGATATTTGTAAACATCTACTTCTAGTATTGGTCACAATGCTTCTGTGAAGGGCAAAGTAAACCAGAGAGAGgatggttcatgaatgttgagGGCGGATAAGGTTGATTTGTTGGGTCTGGCTATGTCCCCATGTCAATATATGTGACTCACTGGCCATGTTgcacataaaaaaaagaaagtcatGTTCTTACTGAATGTCAATATGCTGTTTCTTCTCTTCAGTCTTCACCCTCCTATCCGTATTAAAGTTTATTTATATGAATTCTTATATTTCATGCGTgatattgttattttatatacagagaattatttatttctcCCTTGTGTTCCAATCTTCTCTGAACTTTTGAGGTTATGCCATGATTGATTAATAAGAATTttgggaaaaaaaattaatcaagatATTTTTATGTACGCAGACCATGTGAAGAACTTGCCTTAGGTATATTTCTTTATTAAACATCAGCCGTATTTGGCAATGATTTACAAGTCATTTAGTACTAATTCTTAATGGAAACAGATCTGGTAATCTAACATGGCAGGTTGTTAAGATAGGCTAGAAAAAAATATCTTGTTGGATAGAGGTAAtactttgttaattaattaataaattagaaagattATCATTTTGCAGTTTGCACGTGACATGCTGGTTATACCATCTTCCAGAGTCAACGTCTTAGTTAATCTTAGACCCAAGATTAAGAGTGGTGTTATTATTCTGACTTTTAATTACACATTTCTTCATGATTACAAACAATATCAAAATAACACAATCTCAATTCAGTGTACAAGACAGACAATATTGTAtagacaaaatatttttcaggaaATGAATGCATCCATATGTTGAACAAATATCCCATGCCGTTGGAAGTAGTTATTCTTTAACTTTTTCATAGCTC
The genomic region above belongs to Arachis duranensis cultivar V14167 chromosome 3, aradu.V14167.gnm2.J7QH, whole genome shotgun sequence and contains:
- the LOC107482231 gene encoding O-fucosyltransferase 8-like isoform X2 codes for the protein MYGIMGNGSLGLLGIMKATKYRCNNNNNDPPCWRRISGWNSNTTLLLHHHHHDASKYSTSSCKGLYAGKKHLWLQKNVIMTMAIMLGFLACFFLLDYVTAISSHDSASSRFLYLNEKSSSDSYTCKKQSSPIEMYGRLLNMASSALAEKELKQDSSNLWVEPYGIASSWEPCAHRKLHNTPGNLVENNGYILVSANGGLNQQRVAICNGVAVASLLNATLVIPKFLYSNVWNDPSQFGDIYQEEHFMNMLKDDISIVKELPSHMKSLDPEAIGSQITDADLPKEATAADYIKIVLPLLLKNGLVHFLGFGNRLGFDPLPSHIQRLRCKCNFHALKFVPKIQEVGALLVRRIRKHSGSRSMLDTELLGKFIDKRKDHDSAKGSIKYLALHLRFEVDMVAYSLCEFGGGESERRELQAYRESHFPFLVERLKNSTSPISPMVLRKMGRCPLTPEEAALVLAGLGFKRGTYVYLAGSGIYGADSRMNPFTRLYPNVITKEDFLAPNELEPFKNFSSQTLVANCHQWCLDSEATMVAIMLPL
- the LOC107482232 gene encoding shaggy-related protein kinase eta; this translates as MAHLKELPASVVNGNDSLPGNIISTTIGGKDGEPKQTISYMAERVVGTGSFGIVFQAKCLENGEAVAIKKVLQDKRYKCRELELMRIMDHPNIICLKHHFFSTTSTGELFLNLVMEYVPESMYRVLKFYSTANQRMPLIYVKLYMYQIFRGLAYIHTVPGVCHRDLKPQNILVDPITHQVKICDFGSAKVLVKGETNISYICSRFYRAPELIFSATEYTTSIDIWSAGCVLAELLLGQPLFPGENAVDQVAEIFKVLGTPTREEVRCMNPNYNNFRFPQIKAHPWHKIFHKKMPPEAIDLTSRLLQYSPSLRCTALEACAHPFFDELREPNARLPNGRPFPPLFNFKQELSTAPPELVNKLIPGHMKRQLGLQLPHSTGT
- the LOC107482231 gene encoding O-fucosyltransferase 8-like isoform X1 encodes the protein MYGIMGNGSLGLLGIMKATKYRCNNNNNDPPCWRRISGWNSNTTLLLHHHHHDASKYSTSSCKGLYAGKKHLWLQKNVIMTMAIMLGFLACFFLLDYVTAISSHDSASSRFLYLNEKSSSDSYTCKKQSSPIEMYGRLLNMASSALAEKELKQDSSNLWVEPYGIASSWEPCAHRKLHNTPGNLVENNGYILVSANGGLNQQRVAICNGVAVASLLNATLVIPKFLYSNVWNDPSQFGDIYQEEHFMNMLKDDISIVKELPSHMKSLDPEAIGSQITDADLPKEATAADYIKIVLPLLLKNGLVHFLGFGNRLGFDPLPSHIQRLRCKCNFHALKFVPKIQEVGALLVRRIRKHSGSRSMLDTELLGKFIDKRKDHDSAKGSIKYLALHLRFEVDMVAYSLCEFGGGESERRELQAYRESHFPFLVERLKNSTSPISPMVLRKMGRCPLTPEEAALVLAGLGFKRGTYVYLAGSGIYGADSRMNPFTRLYPNVITKEDFLAPNELEPFKNFSSQLAALDFIACATADVFAMTDSGSQLSSMVSGFRSYYGGDHAPTLRPNKKRLAAILWENGTIGWKSFEERVKKMIQEGQKVTMRKFGKSIYRQPRCPECMCKQP